In the Streptomyces cinnamoneus genome, CCGTCCCGCCTCGGCGCGCCGCCCCGCCGTGCGGGCGAGGAGCGCGAGGCCGAAGGCGAGGGTCTTGCCGGAGCCCGTGCGGCCGCGGCCGAGGACGTCACGGCCGGCCAGCGAGTTGGGCAGGGTCGCCGCCTGGATCGGGAAGGGCTCGGTGACGCCCTCCCGCGTCAGCGTGGAGAGGAGGGCGGCGGGCATGTCCAGCGCGGCGAAGGACTCGACGGCCGGCAGCGCGGGCGTCGTGGCGACCGGAGTCTCGAACTCGCCGCCCTGCTGGGGGGCGGAGCGGCGCGAGGGCGCCTCGGAGCGGCCCCCGGCACGGCCCGAGGGGCGGTTCGCGGAGCGGGAGCGGCCGGAGCGGCCCGGACGATCAGGGCGATCGGGGCGCTCGGAGTGACCGGGGCGTGCGGCAGAGCGAGTCATGCGGGGACCTTCCCTGGATGGGGTGCCTAGCCCCCTGGTGGACGAGCGTGACAATGGGGCCCGCACCCAGTGGTGCGGGCCCCATCGAAAGCGTCGGTTCGTCAGATGGTGACGATGTTCTCCGCCTGCAGGCCCTTCTGGCCCTGCGTGACGTCGAAGGAAACCTTCTGGCCCTCGAACAGCTCACGGAAGCCGTTGGAGGTGATGTTCGAGTAGTGGGCGAAGACGTCGGGGCCGCCGCCGTCCTGCTCGATGAAGCCGAAGCCCTTTTCCGAGTTGAACCACTTCACGGTGCCAGTCGCCATGTCGTCTCCTTAATGAATGGCGTGGGCCCACAGAACGCCAGACGGAACAGACCGGCGAAAACAAAAATGCGCCATCGGCTACATAACCGAGGCGCACACGAGTTCATGGGTACCACAACTGCAACTCGAACAATCGTAGCACACGAAAGGCGGCGGCCCCAACGAGTCCCCTCGCACCCCGCCTCCCCCGCCCCTCTCCCCCGGCCCCGCCGGCTCCTGGACCCCGGCCCTATAACTCCACGCCCTGGGCCCGCGCGTGGCGGTCCGCGGCCACCTCGGCCTCCGCCTCGTCGAGGTAGACCTCGCAGACGAGCCGCCCGTCGGCCGTCATGTTGTGCTCCAGCTCCCACAGGCTGACCTCGCCACCGCCCTCCAGCAGGAACGCGTGCTCGTAGAAGCGGCACCAGGTGGCGTCCCGGCCCGCGCCCCGGCGCCTCGGCTTGGTGATCAGCGCGATGTGGTGGCCGAGCGCCCCCTGGAGCAGCTCGCGCACCACCTCGCCGGGCCCGTCGGCGTTCTCCGCGCGGCGCAGCAGGCGGCGGGCGTGGTCGGGCGACGCCTCGGACACGTACTCCCGGCGGGGCCGCGTCGGACCCATCGCGAGCAGCAGCTCCTCCGCGAGCCAGGCCGGCAGCTCCTCGGCCTCGCTGCCCGGCCCGATGCCCCCGCCGCCGATCCGGTCGTGGACCCGGCGCTCGGCGGCGTCGAGGGGGTCCTCATGGGTGTACAGCTCGTAGAGGAAGCGCTCCTGCGGCCCGGTGTCGTGCTCGAGCTCGTACAGCAGCAGGCTGCTGCCGTCGGCGAGCAGGAAGATGTGCCGGTAGGTGTTGCAGCGCAGGGGCCGCCGGTCGTCGTTGCGCTGGCGGTACGAGCGGAGTTCGGTCTGGTGCATCAGCGCCGTGCGCAGCCGGTCCAGCACGGGCTCGCCGACCTCGAACCCGTTCTGGGCCCGTTTCAGCAGCTCCTCCACCTGCTCCGCGGGGGACAGCTCGCGGCCGTCGGGGCCGTCCGGCTCGCCGCAGCCCCTGCTCTCGCCCTCGCCCCCGCCCGCTCGCGTCTTCGCCATGCCAGTCGACCTCCCGGCCTCGTCACGCCCGACACCCACCCCGCGCACTTACCGTAGCGGCGCGAACACGCGGCAGGGGCGGGGTTTTCACCAACTGGCACAGGGGCGAGGGCACCCGACGGACCCGCCCGCACCCGGGCGTCACGCGGGATGCGCCGGCTCGGACCCGAGTCCCCCGAACATCCCGCCGCGGCGGGCGGCCCGGCGGCCGGCAGGGGGCGGGTGGCCGTTTCGCGGGCGGCGCCGGACGCGGCTCCGCCATCCGGGGACGTGCCGCGCGCCAGGCGGGGCCTCGACGACATAGAGTGACGGATGCATCGCTCCGCGTATCCACGGGACTGCTCGTGCCAGGCGCGCGAGCGCGGTGTGGACCATGCAGGGCGACGAGGGACCGGCGGCCGCCGACCTCCCTTCGCACTGCGGAGGCGAGCGAACAGGAGTTTCCAGTGGCGAAGGCGAAGTTCGAGCGGACCAAACCGCACATCAACATCGGCACCATCGGTCACATCGACCACGGAAAGACCACTCTCACCGCGGCGATCACCAAGGTGCTGCACGACGCCCACCCGGACCTCAACGAGGTCTCGGCCTTCGAGAACATCGACAAGGCCCCCGAGGAGCGCCAGCGCGGCATCACCATCTCCATCGCGCACGTCGAGTACCAGACCGAGAACCGGCACTACGCCCACGTCGACTGCCCGGGTCACGCGGACTACATCAAGAACATGATCACCGGTGCCGCCCAGATGGACGGCGCGATCCTCGTGGTCGCCGCGACCGACGGCCCGATGCCGCAGACCAAGGAGCACGTCCTCCTGGCCCGCCAGGTCGGCGTGCCCTACATCGTCGTGGCCCTGAACAAGGCCGACATGGTGGACGACGAGGAGATCCTGGAGCTCGTGGAGCTCGAGGTCCGCGAGCTCCTCAACGAGTACGAGTTCGACGGCGACAACGCCCCCGTCGTCCACGTCTCGGCGCTGAAGGCGCTGGAGGGCGACGAGAAGTGG is a window encoding:
- a CDS encoding DUF6227 family protein, with product MAKTRAGGGEGESRGCGEPDGPDGRELSPAEQVEELLKRAQNGFEVGEPVLDRLRTALMHQTELRSYRQRNDDRRPLRCNTYRHIFLLADGSSLLLYELEHDTGPQERFLYELYTHEDPLDAAERRVHDRIGGGGIGPGSEAEELPAWLAEELLLAMGPTRPRREYVSEASPDHARRLLRRAENADGPGEVVRELLQGALGHHIALITKPRRRGAGRDATWCRFYEHAFLLEGGGEVSLWELEHNMTADGRLVCEVYLDEAEAEVAADRHARAQGVEL
- a CDS encoding cold-shock protein, whose amino-acid sequence is MATGTVKWFNSEKGFGFIEQDGGGPDVFAHYSNITSNGFRELFEGQKVSFDVTQGQKGLQAENIVTI